A window of Eubacteriaceae bacterium ES3 contains these coding sequences:
- a CDS encoding SPFH domain-containing protein: protein MGFIFIIFLFIIFIVLVVINTKIVPQANAYVVERLGAYHSTWETGFHIAIPIIDRVSKRISLKESVADFPPQPVITKDNVTMQIDTVIYMQVTDPKFFMYGVDNPMKAIENLTATTLRNIIGDMELDATLTSRDVINTQMRVILDEATDPWGIKINRVELKNIMPPQEIQNAMERQMKAERERREMILQAEGERQSAILVAEGEKKSVILQAEGQKEAAILKAEADKEAQIRRAEGEAEAILKVQNATAEGVKMLNAAGPEQAVIALKSLTSLEKMADGQATKIIIPSEIQGLASLAASLKETINDSSAN from the coding sequence ATGGGCTTTATTTTTATAATTTTTCTTTTTATTATCTTTATAGTTTTAGTGGTCATCAATACAAAAATTGTACCGCAGGCAAATGCTTATGTTGTTGAACGATTGGGCGCATACCATTCGACGTGGGAAACCGGTTTTCATATCGCAATTCCAATTATTGACAGAGTCTCAAAACGAATCAGTTTAAAAGAAAGTGTTGCGGATTTTCCACCACAGCCTGTAATTACTAAAGACAATGTAACTATGCAGATTGATACGGTTATTTATATGCAGGTTACTGATCCGAAGTTTTTTATGTATGGTGTTGATAACCCGATGAAAGCCATTGAAAATTTAACAGCAACCACATTAAGGAATATCATTGGGGATATGGAACTGGATGCGACCCTTACCTCTAGAGATGTGATCAATACACAGATGCGAGTGATTTTGGATGAAGCAACTGACCCATGGGGGATTAAAATTAATCGTGTTGAACTAAAAAATATCATGCCGCCACAGGAGATTCAAAATGCCATGGAACGGCAGATGAAAGCAGAGCGTGAGCGTCGAGAAATGATTCTTCAGGCAGAAGGTGAACGTCAGAGTGCCATCCTGGTAGCAGAAGGGGAAAAGAAATCAGTTATCCTTCAGGCGGAAGGGCAGAAAGAAGCAGCGATTCTAAAAGCGGAAGCGGATAAAGAAGCTCAAATCAGAAGAGCTGAAGGGGAAGCAGAAGCAATTCTTAAAGTACAAAATGCCACCGCTGAAGGGGTTAAAATGTTAAATGCAGCTGGACCTGAACAGGCTGTAATTGCTCTAAAAAGTCTTACATCACTGGAAAAAATGGCAGACGGGCAGGCTACAAAAATTATTATTCCTTCAGAGATTCAAGGATTGGCAAGCCTTGCTGCATCACTTAAAGAAACGATTAACGATTCATCAGCTAATTAA
- the thiC gene encoding phosphomethylpyrimidine synthase ThiC → MTILEQAQSGQITEVIKTVARNEGVTPECIRQAIADGNTVILNSRQPIAIGKNLSTKVSASVGLYEPTDTIQGELIKVNAALKAKTDTIMDLSVNGPIDEMRASVLKSINCPVGTLPLYQALHVAEEKYGSALKMTADDFFEVMEKQAAEGVSFMALHCGTTMEVIKQAKEDKRIDPLVSYGGSHLIGWMIHNQCENFLFTQFDRVLSICHRYDIVLSFADGMRPGCIADSLDRPQIQELLILGNLVKRAREAGVQVMVKGPGHVPLDEIETTVKLQKKLCHDAPYFVFGCLPTDSAVSMDHISSAIGGAIASFYGADFLCIVTPAEHIGMPDADDVFMGVIASRIAAHAGDVAKGHPAAMAWDLEMSIARRQLDWNRQIELSIDPETTERMWRERSSNFSSECSMCGDYCALKIVSKYLHDEREVI, encoded by the coding sequence ATGACAATTCTTGAACAAGCTCAATCCGGTCAAATCACTGAAGTGATAAAAACTGTGGCGCGAAACGAAGGGGTCACCCCTGAATGTATCCGTCAGGCTATCGCTGATGGCAATACTGTAATTTTAAACAGTCGTCAACCCATCGCCATCGGAAAAAATCTGTCGACAAAAGTATCTGCAAGTGTCGGTCTTTATGAACCAACAGACACCATTCAAGGCGAGCTGATAAAAGTCAATGCTGCTCTCAAAGCTAAAACTGATACCATTATGGATTTGAGTGTTAATGGACCTATTGATGAGATGCGGGCTTCCGTACTTAAGTCGATCAACTGTCCGGTCGGCACATTACCGCTTTATCAGGCCCTGCATGTCGCTGAAGAAAAATATGGTTCAGCACTTAAGATGACTGCTGATGACTTTTTCGAAGTCATGGAAAAGCAGGCTGCTGAAGGTGTCAGCTTTATGGCTCTACACTGCGGTACGACCATGGAAGTGATCAAACAGGCCAAAGAAGATAAACGAATTGACCCACTCGTCAGCTATGGCGGCTCACATTTAATCGGCTGGATGATTCATAACCAATGTGAAAATTTTCTGTTTACTCAGTTTGATCGGGTACTTTCAATCTGCCACCGTTATGATATCGTTCTAAGCTTTGCCGACGGAATGCGTCCGGGATGCATTGCTGACTCATTAGACCGACCTCAGATACAGGAACTGCTGATTCTGGGTAACCTGGTTAAACGTGCCAGAGAGGCCGGCGTTCAGGTTATGGTAAAAGGCCCTGGACATGTCCCACTGGACGAGATCGAAACTACGGTTAAGCTGCAGAAAAAACTGTGTCATGATGCTCCATATTTTGTTTTCGGCTGTCTGCCAACAGATTCTGCTGTTTCCATGGATCATATCAGTAGTGCTATCGGCGGTGCAATCGCATCTTTTTACGGAGCTGACTTTCTTTGCATCGTTACACCGGCTGAACATATCGGAATGCCCGATGCTGATGATGTCTTCATGGGGGTTATTGCCAGCCGCATTGCTGCTCATGCCGGTGATGTGGCTAAAGGCCATCCGGCTGCTATGGCCTGGGATCTGGAAATGTCTATTGCCCGTCGACAACTGGACTGGAATCGCCAGATCGAATTGTCAATCGATCCTGAAACTACTGAAAGAATGTGGCGAGAACGCAGCAGTAACTTCTCCTCAGAATGCAGCATGTGTGGTGATTATTGTGCCCTGAAGATTGTATCAAAATATTTACATGATGAAAGAGAGGTTATCTAA
- a CDS encoding class I SAM-dependent methyltransferase, whose product MATNFSNKNGGQFLEDLSTSYWLSEALFAALELNLFETIENSGDGLTILKLANRLDCSSEALSRYLNLLIELGLVDKSDDFISNSKLSRTFLLKSSPLYQGDIIRWRKNMVPDWQSLLAVLKCGKRVNFLEVDESEMEIRRSQYVQAMDNVAKLKANECASFIKNFSGRILDVGSGSGAMALAFLEKFPDSTATLIDIEQILPQTNKFVSRHSLNTRVNLHAANILDKDWDLDRSFDLIILSNILHAYSENEVIHILRTTTHLLSQNGQLLIHDFFMEHNPIKARLSDINMLLNTYNGKVFSAAWVIEQLQSLSMITSPIIPLETDTAVILAGKEHCEFQISTT is encoded by the coding sequence ATGGCCACGAACTTCAGTAATAAAAACGGTGGACAGTTTCTGGAGGATCTGTCCACTTCCTATTGGCTTTCAGAAGCTCTTTTTGCAGCATTGGAGCTAAATTTGTTTGAGACAATCGAAAACTCTGGAGACGGCTTAACCATCTTAAAGCTTGCCAATAGACTTGACTGCTCCAGTGAAGCACTTTCTCGCTATCTGAACTTACTGATTGAATTAGGACTTGTTGATAAATCCGATGATTTTATTTCTAACAGCAAACTTTCGCGCACCTTCCTGCTGAAATCATCACCACTTTATCAAGGCGATATAATTCGTTGGAGAAAAAATATGGTTCCCGACTGGCAGTCTTTATTAGCTGTTCTTAAATGTGGAAAAAGGGTTAATTTTCTGGAAGTCGACGAAAGTGAAATGGAGATCCGTCGTTCCCAATATGTTCAGGCAATGGATAATGTCGCTAAACTTAAAGCCAATGAATGTGCAAGTTTTATTAAAAATTTCAGTGGACGTATTTTAGATGTCGGCAGTGGTTCGGGCGCAATGGCTTTAGCCTTTCTTGAAAAATTTCCCGATAGCACTGCTACCCTAATTGACATCGAACAAATTTTGCCACAGACGAATAAATTTGTTTCAAGGCATTCATTAAATACGCGCGTTAACCTACACGCTGCTAATATTCTTGATAAAGACTGGGATCTTGATCGATCATTCGACCTGATCATCTTGTCTAATATTCTTCATGCTTATTCTGAAAATGAAGTCATTCATATCCTTAGAACAACCACTCATTTGCTGAGTCAGAATGGACAACTTCTGATTCACGACTTTTTTATGGAACACAATCCGATAAAGGCGCGGCTTTCTGATATCAACATGCTCTTAAACACTTACAATGGCAAAGTATTTTCAGCCGCATGGGTGATTGAACAGTTGCAGTCACTTTCTATGATAACATCTCCAATCATCCCACTGGAAACTGATACGGCCGTAATTTTAGCTGGTAAAGAACACTGTGAATTCCAGATCTCTACCACTTGA
- the cobT gene encoding nicotinate-nucleotide--dimethylbenzimidazole phosphoribosyltransferase has protein sequence MDKILLKKVIEQIEPSDPAYKEAARNHIEKMAIPPWSLGQLLILGEQLSGIQRTIHPNVDKKMVITMAGDHGVVDEGISAFPQEVTPQMVNNFIKGGAGVNVLARASGAKVIIVDMGVAADLTDLVEQGQVIDCKIAKGTNNFHKEPAMTREQAIAAIEAGINLAIQKIDDEGINLLATGDMGIGNTTPSAAILAVMAEYPVSSVTGRGTGIDNQTLLNKINVIREAINLHSPDRNDPIDVLSKVGGFEIAGIAGVILGAAYKKVPVLVDGFISTAGALIAKGLCPSSLDYMIPSHQSQEPGHQMMWTALGLRPLLNLDFRLGEGTGAAVAMHLVESSARIMNELLTFEDAGVTNGHELQ, from the coding sequence ATGGATAAAATATTATTAAAGAAAGTTATCGAACAGATCGAACCATCTGATCCAGCATACAAAGAAGCGGCTCGCAACCATATCGAAAAAATGGCGATTCCTCCCTGGAGTCTGGGGCAGCTTCTAATTCTCGGTGAACAGCTATCTGGTATTCAAAGAACAATTCATCCAAATGTTGACAAAAAAATGGTCATTACTATGGCTGGTGACCATGGCGTAGTTGATGAAGGTATCTCTGCTTTTCCTCAGGAAGTTACTCCGCAAATGGTCAACAATTTTATTAAAGGCGGTGCCGGTGTCAATGTTTTGGCCAGAGCTTCCGGCGCCAAAGTGATAATCGTTGACATGGGGGTTGCGGCCGACCTGACCGATTTAGTTGAACAGGGACAGGTCATAGACTGTAAAATCGCCAAGGGGACAAATAATTTTCATAAGGAACCTGCTATGACCCGGGAACAGGCCATTGCCGCAATTGAAGCCGGAATCAATCTGGCTATCCAGAAAATTGATGATGAAGGTATTAATCTGTTGGCAACCGGTGATATGGGAATTGGCAACACCACTCCAAGTGCAGCTATCTTGGCAGTTATGGCCGAATATCCAGTATCTTCAGTTACCGGTCGCGGCACCGGGATCGATAATCAGACTCTTTTAAACAAAATTAATGTAATCCGTGAAGCGATTAACCTGCATTCACCAGACCGAAACGATCCTATCGATGTTCTATCAAAGGTCGGCGGTTTTGAAATTGCCGGAATTGCAGGGGTAATCCTTGGTGCAGCTTACAAAAAAGTGCCGGTCCTCGTCGACGGTTTTATTTCCACTGCCGGGGCCTTAATCGCTAAAGGGCTTTGTCCGTCAAGTCTTGACTATATGATTCCCTCCCACCAATCCCAGGAACCCGGCCATCAGATGATGTGGACAGCCCTGGGCCTCAGACCACTTTTAAATCTTGATTTTCGTCTGGGCGAAGGTACCGGTGCAGCTGTTGCCATGCATTTAGTTGAGTCCTCCGCCCGAATTATGAATGAACTACTTACTTTTGAAGATGCTGGAGTTACCAATGGCCACGAACTTCAGTAA
- a CDS encoding radical SAM protein, which produces MKVLLMEHPRSFSQERDNDIANAPLSACLNTGYIGGILKSNGISVAIIDGYLEGLDFTQIENKIAQDSPTILGVHLVYHWKDNQKLYAFLSNVKEKYRISYLCVYGYYPTFAYTEILNACPAIDACLLGEGELTFLNLAKYFPDFSPEGLAYRVGNEIKTHPGQVIKDLDALPFPLRHPASYSFGEINLSGSRGCYGNCTFCYINAFYGNNSPKWRGRSPENIIAEIDSLMNQTDIRYFYFTDPNFIGPGQAGRKRVLKLASLLHERHIQFGIEARVNDLDDEIVKALVDAGLKDILIGLESGRNESLKRLQKYTSVRENEAAIDLLRKYGIEPSVGFIMFEPDSSLSDLKENFNFLKRNHLLDHLETSVNVLYHHMIILQGSQSYHLLNAEGRLHISDHSTYEAHTDYLNPEVAEFAAIMRELTNYIFTFLKETWMLHSKGDPDMKQKYQAINDVLTSSFEILLTIFSTQTSQEAKQIYQQAKTAIEGIVKVAN; this is translated from the coding sequence ATGAAAGTTTTATTGATGGAACATCCCCGTTCCTTTTCTCAGGAGCGGGATAATGATATCGCCAATGCGCCACTGTCAGCCTGTCTCAATACTGGCTACATTGGCGGTATACTCAAAAGCAATGGAATCTCGGTAGCGATTATAGACGGTTATCTGGAAGGCCTGGATTTTACTCAAATAGAAAATAAAATTGCTCAGGACAGTCCGACCATTCTGGGCGTTCATCTGGTTTATCATTGGAAAGACAATCAGAAACTTTATGCATTTCTTTCAAATGTCAAAGAAAAATATCGAATTTCATACCTCTGTGTTTACGGATACTATCCAACCTTTGCCTACACAGAAATTTTAAACGCCTGCCCTGCCATTGACGCTTGTCTTCTGGGCGAGGGTGAGCTGACTTTTTTAAATCTAGCAAAATATTTTCCAGATTTTTCGCCAGAAGGCTTGGCCTATCGAGTTGGCAATGAAATTAAAACTCATCCAGGACAAGTTATTAAAGACCTTGATGCCCTGCCTTTTCCACTACGGCACCCAGCCTCTTATTCTTTTGGTGAAATCAATTTGTCCGGCAGTCGAGGCTGTTATGGCAACTGCACCTTTTGTTATATTAATGCCTTTTATGGCAACAACAGTCCGAAATGGCGAGGACGCAGTCCTGAAAATATTATTGCTGAAATCGACAGCCTGATGAATCAAACGGATATTCGATATTTTTATTTTACTGATCCAAATTTCATCGGCCCCGGACAGGCTGGAAGAAAAAGAGTGTTGAAACTGGCTAGTCTTTTGCATGAGCGCCATATTCAATTTGGAATTGAAGCACGGGTTAACGATCTGGATGATGAAATTGTTAAAGCTCTAGTTGATGCCGGCTTAAAAGATATCTTAATTGGCCTGGAAAGCGGACGCAATGAATCTTTAAAGCGACTGCAAAAATATACCAGTGTAAGAGAAAATGAAGCGGCAATCGACCTGCTTAGAAAATATGGTATCGAACCCAGTGTTGGCTTTATCATGTTTGAACCGGATTCATCCCTGTCTGATTTAAAGGAAAACTTCAACTTTCTGAAAAGAAATCACCTCCTGGATCATCTGGAGACTTCAGTTAATGTATTATACCACCATATGATCATTCTTCAGGGAAGCCAATCCTATCATTTACTTAACGCAGAAGGACGACTGCACATTTCAGATCATTCAACCTATGAAGCCCATACCGATTACCTTAATCCTGAAGTTGCCGAATTTGCTGCCATCATGAGAGAACTTACTAATTATATTTTCACTTTTCTTAAAGAAACCTGGATGCTCCATTCCAAAGGAGATCCCGATATGAAACAAAAATATCAGGCTATTAATGATGTTTTGACCAGCAGTTTTGAAATACTGTTGACAATCTTTTCAACCCAAACAAGTCAGGAGGCCAAACAGATTTATCAACAGGCAAAAACCGCAATAGAAGGTATCGTCAAAGTGGCAAATTGA
- a CDS encoding NfeD family protein, with product MDGMWIVLTIIFLVIEVATAGAMVSIWFFVGALAAMLADYLGANVVVQFLVFFVVSLALLFLTKPFIKKYVRPVLSKTNADRIINEHGIVTEEINNLLGKGAVYVDGKHWTAKNIDGDKIISVDVEVEIIEIQGVKVLVKELNKQEE from the coding sequence ATGGATGGAATGTGGATTGTACTAACCATTATATTTCTGGTCATTGAAGTTGCGACAGCTGGAGCAATGGTTTCTATCTGGTTTTTTGTCGGAGCTTTAGCGGCAATGCTGGCCGATTACCTTGGTGCAAACGTAGTTGTTCAGTTTCTGGTCTTTTTTGTAGTTTCTCTGGCTTTATTATTTTTGACTAAACCTTTTATTAAAAAATATGTCAGACCAGTCTTATCGAAAACCAATGCAGATCGTATTATCAATGAGCATGGTATCGTTACCGAAGAGATAAACAATCTTCTGGGAAAAGGTGCTGTTTACGTTGACGGTAAGCATTGGACAGCAAAAAATATTGACGGTGATAAGATCATTTCTGTTGATGTTGAGGTGGAGATTATTGAGATTCAGGGTGTAAAAGTCCTGGTGAAAGAATTGAATAAACAGGAGGAATAA
- the fsa gene encoding fructose-6-phosphate aldolase, with protein MKYFLDTANVAEIKDAAQLGIIDGVTTNPSLIAREGRNFEEVIKEITAIVDGPISAEVISSKAEEMVEEARPLAKLHPNIVIKIPMTAEGIRATSILSKEGISVNVTLVFSATQALAAAKAGAAYVSPFIGRIDDMGADGMEVVREIMTIFRQYAYNTEVIAASIRNRNHIKMAALAQADIATIPYKVLMDSLKHPLTDQGIEKFLADWEKVSTK; from the coding sequence ATGAAATATTTTCTTGATACTGCCAATGTCGCTGAAATAAAAGATGCTGCGCAATTAGGTATTATCGATGGCGTGACGACAAATCCGTCATTAATTGCCAGGGAAGGCCGAAACTTTGAAGAAGTAATAAAAGAAATTACAGCTATTGTTGATGGTCCCATTTCCGCTGAAGTCATCAGTAGTAAAGCCGAAGAAATGGTTGAAGAAGCCCGTCCGCTGGCTAAACTTCATCCCAACATTGTGATTAAAATTCCAATGACCGCCGAAGGCATCCGAGCCACTTCGATACTCAGCAAAGAGGGCATTTCAGTCAATGTCACCCTTGTTTTTTCGGCTACCCAGGCTTTGGCCGCTGCTAAAGCCGGAGCCGCTTATGTTTCCCCCTTTATCGGTCGCATTGATGATATGGGCGCCGATGGTATGGAAGTCGTTCGGGAAATTATGACTATATTCAGGCAATACGCTTATAATACTGAGGTCATCGCAGCCAGTATCAGAAATCGCAACCACATTAAAATGGCCGCACTGGCACAAGCTGATATCGCAACCATTCCCTATAAGGTACTAATGGACTCTCTTAAACATCCTCTTACAGATCAGGGGATTGAGAAATTTCTCGCCGACTGGGAAAAAGTTTCGACTAAATAA
- the bzaB gene encoding B12 lower ligand biosynthesis ThiC-like protein BzaB, whose protein sequence is MTQILKARSGKITEEMEIVALSEGVSPEFVRSGVADGRIVIPKNKYRNRSKICGIGGGLDVKVNGLMGTSSDRNDMEMEAKKLSILEEEGAHAFMDLSTGNNIDAMRKQSLANSNIAAGCVPVYQACVEAAEKRGLMVNMTSDDLFSVIEKQCAEGIDFMAVHSALNMDVLKILKKTGRVTDVVSRGGSFLTGWMFHNQKENPLYEEFDRLLEILKATDTVLSIGDAIRPGSNSDSLDQAQLRGLMVAGELTKRALEAGVQVMIEGPGHVPLNHIASTMQLQKRLCYNVPYYILGFLATDIAPGFDNITGAIGGAFAGLHGADFLCYLTPAEHLGLPNEEDVRIGVRSTKIAAASVNVLKRGQNAWNRDLQMAQARVNLDTEKQVEMAINKSPFKAALAQKPSHLNASKIVTPADIAAEYFGIA, encoded by the coding sequence ATGACTCAAATACTTAAAGCCCGTAGCGGAAAAATTACTGAAGAAATGGAAATCGTAGCCCTGTCAGAAGGGGTTAGTCCCGAATTTGTCAGATCCGGAGTTGCTGACGGTCGAATCGTTATTCCCAAAAATAAATACCGAAACCGCAGCAAAATCTGTGGTATTGGTGGCGGCCTTGATGTTAAAGTCAATGGCCTGATGGGAACTTCCAGCGACCGCAATGATATGGAAATGGAAGCAAAAAAACTTAGTATCCTGGAAGAAGAAGGCGCCCATGCTTTTATGGATTTAAGTACCGGCAATAACATTGATGCCATGCGTAAACAAAGTCTTGCAAACTCAAACATTGCTGCCGGCTGTGTGCCGGTTTATCAGGCCTGCGTAGAAGCGGCTGAAAAGCGCGGATTGATGGTAAACATGACATCTGATGATCTTTTTTCCGTGATTGAAAAGCAATGTGCCGAGGGGATTGATTTCATGGCGGTACACAGTGCTCTTAATATGGATGTACTAAAAATTCTGAAAAAGACTGGTCGAGTTACTGACGTAGTCAGTCGTGGCGGTTCTTTTCTGACCGGCTGGATGTTTCATAATCAGAAAGAAAATCCTTTGTATGAAGAATTTGACCGTCTTCTGGAAATCCTCAAAGCAACGGATACAGTTCTAAGTATTGGCGACGCCATCCGTCCCGGTTCAAACTCCGATTCACTCGATCAGGCACAATTGCGTGGACTGATGGTTGCTGGAGAACTGACTAAACGGGCACTTGAAGCAGGCGTGCAAGTTATGATTGAAGGACCAGGACATGTGCCACTAAATCATATTGCATCTACCATGCAGCTGCAAAAACGACTTTGCTATAATGTCCCCTACTATATTCTTGGTTTTCTGGCTACCGATATTGCACCAGGATTTGATAATATTACCGGTGCAATTGGCGGCGCATTTGCCGGCCTCCATGGAGCCGATTTTCTGTGTTATCTAACACCTGCTGAGCATTTAGGTCTCCCTAACGAAGAAGATGTCCGCATTGGTGTACGGTCAACCAAAATAGCCGCTGCCTCTGTTAACGTTCTGAAAAGAGGACAGAATGCCTGGAATCGGGATCTGCAAATGGCTCAGGCTAGAGTAAATCTAGACACCGAAAAGCAAGTCGAAATGGCTATTAATAAAAGTCCATTTAAGGCTGCGCTTGCACAAAAGCCCAGCCACCTCAATGCCAGCAAAATTGTTACCCCTGCTGATATTGCGGCTGAATATTTCGGAATAGCCTGA
- a CDS encoding DUF4825 domain-containing protein, whose amino-acid sequence MKRKIALILCIACILMVGSGCSQLTDEAKSKISELYSAKVESIGDNSAVKQLVDEIGLGNIKNYTLELQTSQEPYGLIINVAQKDDSLTEEDFSITAIQLLGLIKNLDYVQVNNGDQQFEMTTEEATSLINENVKNLSESADKLESVLNKLTGN is encoded by the coding sequence GTGAAACGAAAAATAGCATTGATTTTATGTATTGCTTGTATTTTGATGGTCGGTTCGGGCTGCAGCCAGTTAACTGATGAAGCTAAATCAAAAATTAGCGAACTGTATTCCGCGAAAGTGGAATCAATTGGGGATAATTCAGCTGTAAAACAGCTGGTTGATGAAATTGGGCTCGGAAATATCAAAAATTATACCCTTGAACTGCAAACCAGTCAGGAACCTTACGGACTTATTATTAACGTTGCACAGAAAGATGATTCATTAACAGAGGAGGATTTTTCTATAACGGCTATTCAACTTCTGGGGTTAATTAAAAACCTTGACTATGTACAAGTCAATAATGGTGATCAGCAGTTTGAAATGACGACAGAAGAAGCGACGTCTTTAATTAATGAAAATGTTAAAAATTTAAGTGAATCTGCGGATAAGCTTGAATCGGTTCTCAATAAATTAACGGGTAATTAA
- the bzaD gene encoding B12 lower ligand biosynthesis radical SAM protein BzaD, translating to MNIQFIQALSMEGIDIERVYPIGLVTLASIIKRESDHHLNLFDMNISDDPYGQLKEQLTNFSADLICISLRNIDPLGNKTSSLIPSFAVTLAFIKKICPDVKIMAGGTGFTLFAKQLLREYPEIDFGIVGEAENNIIPLLQNLNSPPDLPGICYRNEGQIIINPPVGDFDMQNYKVPDRDLLDPHAYLERNHYVECMGVETKRGCNFTCGYCAYPTLSGAKLRCRNPIDVVDEIEYLKKHYGIFQIHFTDSVVNTPVDHFNAVCQELLNRNLDIHWSGFFRENLLTEENVRLYADSGCQCFSLSPDGLTQDCLNQLNKHMQVEDILKAARILAKCGVVTVYHFLVNTPGATFETVAEAKELIDQLSTIHKSSKTLGTIVLNNIRILPGTAIEQQALEQKVIDTNTDLLYPTYFNPRPFDKLRYELEIYHQKKNIFTWQEV from the coding sequence ATGAATATACAATTTATCCAGGCCCTATCAATGGAGGGGATCGATATTGAACGCGTTTATCCCATTGGACTGGTTACCCTGGCCTCAATAATAAAAAGAGAAAGCGATCATCATCTGAATCTTTTCGACATGAATATTTCTGATGATCCCTATGGTCAACTTAAAGAACAACTGACCAATTTTTCAGCTGATCTTATCTGTATTTCACTGCGTAATATCGATCCTCTTGGCAACAAAACGTCATCATTAATCCCTTCTTTTGCCGTAACTTTAGCCTTTATCAAAAAAATATGTCCTGATGTCAAAATCATGGCCGGCGGTACAGGCTTTACCCTATTTGCCAAGCAACTGCTAAGAGAATATCCGGAAATTGATTTTGGTATTGTTGGTGAAGCTGAAAATAACATCATCCCGCTGCTTCAAAACCTTAATAGTCCACCGGATCTGCCTGGAATCTGTTATCGAAATGAAGGTCAAATTATCATTAATCCACCTGTCGGTGACTTTGATATGCAAAACTATAAGGTACCGGATCGCGATTTACTGGATCCCCATGCATATCTTGAACGCAATCATTATGTTGAATGCATGGGGGTTGAAACCAAACGCGGCTGCAATTTCACCTGCGGTTACTGTGCCTATCCCACTCTGTCAGGAGCCAAACTGCGCTGTCGTAATCCCATCGATGTGGTCGATGAAATTGAATACTTGAAAAAACATTATGGCATCTTCCAGATTCATTTTACCGATTCGGTGGTCAATACGCCGGTCGATCATTTTAATGCAGTTTGTCAGGAACTTTTAAACCGTAATTTAGATATTCACTGGAGCGGTTTTTTTCGCGAAAATCTGTTAACTGAAGAAAATGTTCGCCTTTATGCAGATTCAGGCTGCCAATGTTTCTCCCTATCGCCGGATGGCCTGACTCAGGATTGCCTCAATCAGCTTAACAAGCATATGCAGGTTGAAGATATTCTTAAAGCTGCCCGTATCCTGGCTAAATGCGGAGTTGTGACAGTTTACCACTTTTTAGTCAATACTCCTGGCGCTACTTTCGAAACAGTTGCAGAAGCCAAAGAACTGATTGACCAGCTCAGTACCATCCACAAATCTTCAAAAACACTGGGCACTATAGTATTAAACAATATTCGCATCCTGCCGGGCACTGCTATTGAACAACAAGCCCTGGAACAAAAGGTCATTGACACCAACACCGATCTTTTATACCCGACCTATTTCAATCCCCGTCCTTTTGATAAACTCCGCTATGAGCTGGAAATCTATCATCAGAAAAAAAATATATTCACCTGGCAGGAGGTCTAA